From a region of the uncultured Draconibacterium sp. genome:
- the tnpA gene encoding IS200/IS605 family transposase: MTSYRQIIYQIIFRTKHSQKTLKADYRDQLYRYMWGIIKNKNCHLYRINGMADHIHILSDIHPGIALADMVRDIKTASSVWLKSSTYFPDFSGWADGYAALTYSYWDKDKLINYIKNQQEHHKTETFEAEYRRLLEEHNIHIDEWYFLK; the protein is encoded by the coding sequence ATGACTAGCTATCGTCAAATCATTTATCAGATTATTTTTCGCACAAAACACAGTCAGAAAACATTAAAAGCCGATTACCGTGATCAGCTTTATAGGTATATGTGGGGAATAATAAAAAATAAGAATTGCCATTTATACCGAATTAATGGGATGGCGGATCATATTCATATTTTAAGTGATATTCATCCCGGCATCGCTCTGGCCGATATGGTCAGAGACATAAAAACTGCTTCATCGGTTTGGTTAAAAAGCTCAACTTACTTTCCTGATTTTAGTGGTTGGGCAGATGGTTATGCTGCCTTAACATATTCGTATTGGGACAAAGACAAATTGATTAACTATATTAAAAACCAGCAGGAACATCATAAAACTGAAACCTTTGAAGCGGAGTATCGAAGGCTTTTGGAAGAACACAATATTCACATTGATGAATGGTACTTTTTAAAGTAA
- a CDS encoding AMP-binding protein, translated as MRRDKIDSFSSFISTSIKNYANNKALGFIDEEYLTYAEMGQKISAVQAFLTKLGLAEGDKVIIYSQNMPDWGVVYFALQCSGIVAVPVLPDFSPSELENVIKHSESKAMFISTSLQYKLKEADTSTLDVIVKTDDFSLLKAENKSVVFDVNENSDKAYTPKENELAVLIYTSGTTGNSKGVMLSQKNILANVVQSAAVHEIREDYHFLSVLPLSHTYENTIGFLLAIYKGASVTYLRKPPTASVLLPALKKIRPEIMLTVPMIIEKVYKSSILPAINKKTVTRLLHRFPPTRKLVHRLAGKKLMETFGGRLEFFGIGGAKLDGTVERFLRDAKFPYAIGYGLTETSPLVAGSNPTTTRFRAIGPKVINCEVKIHDPNPATGEGEIWAKGPNVMLGYYKNPEETKQVLTDDGWFKTGDLGVFDKDGWLSHKGRLKNMIVGANGENIYPEEIESIINNFRHVVESVVIQKKGKLVALVHFNREELEQKVKEMRSELGDKMDEISHHVDEKIEELSAELKDYINSRVNKFSKIQDFIAHPTPFIKTATQKIKRYLYH; from the coding sequence ATGCGAAGAGATAAAATCGACAGCTTCTCCTCCTTCATTTCAACATCAATTAAAAATTATGCCAACAATAAAGCGCTTGGTTTTATTGATGAAGAATATCTCACATACGCGGAAATGGGACAAAAAATCTCCGCTGTTCAGGCTTTTCTCACAAAGCTTGGTTTGGCTGAAGGCGATAAAGTAATCATCTACAGCCAAAACATGCCCGACTGGGGAGTTGTTTATTTTGCCCTGCAATGTTCCGGAATTGTTGCTGTTCCTGTTCTTCCCGATTTTAGTCCGTCAGAGTTGGAGAATGTGATCAAACATTCCGAGTCGAAAGCGATGTTTATCTCGACAAGCCTTCAATACAAACTAAAAGAAGCTGACACATCAACGCTGGATGTTATCGTTAAAACCGATGATTTTAGCCTTTTAAAGGCGGAAAACAAATCGGTGGTTTTCGATGTAAATGAAAACAGCGACAAAGCTTATACTCCAAAAGAAAATGAACTGGCGGTATTGATTTACACCTCCGGAACAACGGGTAATTCGAAAGGCGTTATGCTTTCACAGAAAAATATATTGGCGAATGTTGTTCAGTCGGCAGCTGTTCATGAAATCAGGGAAGACTACCACTTTTTGTCGGTTTTACCGTTGTCGCATACCTACGAAAATACCATTGGATTTTTACTGGCCATTTATAAAGGAGCCAGTGTTACCTATCTCCGTAAACCACCAACAGCAAGTGTGCTTTTACCGGCACTAAAAAAAATACGTCCGGAGATTATGTTGACCGTTCCGATGATTATCGAGAAAGTGTATAAAAGCAGCATCCTGCCCGCCATTAATAAAAAAACGGTTACTCGCTTACTACACCGATTTCCTCCCACACGCAAACTTGTTCATCGTTTGGCTGGGAAAAAACTGATGGAAACTTTTGGTGGCCGGTTGGAATTTTTTGGCATTGGCGGTGCAAAGCTCGACGGTACAGTGGAACGTTTTCTGCGCGATGCAAAATTTCCGTACGCCATTGGTTACGGTTTAACTGAAACTTCACCGCTTGTTGCAGGGTCGAATCCCACAACAACGCGTTTCAGGGCAATTGGCCCAAAGGTGATTAATTGCGAAGTAAAAATTCACGACCCGAACCCGGCAACGGGCGAAGGCGAAATCTGGGCAAAAGGCCCAAACGTAATGTTGGGCTACTATAAAAATCCGGAAGAAACAAAACAAGTATTAACCGACGATGGATGGTTTAAAACAGGTGATCTGGGTGTTTTTGATAAAGACGGATGGCTGAGCCACAAAGGCCGGTTAAAAAATATGATCGTGGGTGCCAACGGAGAAAATATTTACCCCGAAGAAATAGAATCCATAATCAATAATTTCAGGCATGTTGTTGAGTCGGTAGTAATTCAGAAAAAAGGGAAATTGGTGGCACTGGTTCATTTTAACCGTGAGGAACTGGAGCAAAAAGTGAAAGAAATGCGTTCTGAATTAGGCGATAAAATGGACGAAATATCTCACCATGTAGATGAAAAAATTGAAGAGTTAAGCGCCGAATTAAAAGACTACATAAATTCAAGGGTTAACAAGTTTTCTAAAATTCAGGATTTTATTGCTCATCCTACACCTTTTATAAAAACGGCTACGCAAAAGATCAAACGCTATCTGTATCATTAA